The Frankiaceae bacterium genomic interval GCGAGGGGCAGCAGGATCCAGAGGCCGGTCTTGACGGAGACCCGGCTCTGGAGGCGGCGGGTCTCGGCAAGCTGCTTCACCTCGTGGGGGAGCAGGAACATCGTCACCGGCGACACGACGACGAAGATGAGCAGGCCGACGATGCCGCCCACGCCGATGCCGCTGTGCTGCTTGATCTCGCCGTGCGACATGAACGCCCAGTACAGGCCGTACAGGCCGCACGTCAGCAGGAAGAGCAGCAGGCTGAGCCCGATGCTCCGCTGCTCGCCTGTGGGTCCGTAGGTCTGCGCGCTCAAGATCGACTCTCTTCCTGCAAGCGGCGTGCGTTGTGCTTCG includes:
- a CDS encoding DUF4234 domain-containing protein: MSAQTYGPTGEQRSIGLSLLLFLLTCGLYGLYWAFMSHGEIKQHSGIGVGGIVGLLIFVVVSPVTMFLLPHEVKQLAETRRLQSRVSVKTGLWILLPLAGPIIWFIRVQRQLNEIWAAVP